Proteins from a genomic interval of Asterias rubens chromosome 16, eAstRub1.3, whole genome shotgun sequence:
- the LOC117300852 gene encoding vacuolar protein sorting-associated protein 11 homolog, with protein MAFLQQWKRLNFFDKEVVKLPGSAETFTSLKDIDITACASGRGQVTLGDSEGNLFFLDRNLEISGFRAYELRVTHLYQLKQHNILVSIGQDEPGINPIIKVWNLDKQDKMRNPTCSRITRALPGSNQPSNVSVLAVSETLTMMAIGFQDGSVTLVRGDVTRDRHNKFKTIFQDKTPITGLAFRHSQRSNVLFVATETSVSSFSLSGKDSHREVLDLHGCPIHCAVMSDTTQFNQFVIGREDAVYFYQPDGRGPCLAFEGKKTLLHWYRGYLVVVTKDSKMLSRNLGSGGQQLVMDTVTVYDIQNKFIAYLAPVPEVLDVVQEWGSIYVLGGDRKLYHLLEKDTQTKLEILFKKNLYSLAINLAKSQHYDYDGLIDIFTQYGDHLYSKGDHDGAISQYIRTIGHLEPSYVIRKFLDAQRIHNLTAYLQALHKQSLANEDHTTLLLNCYTKLKDNSKLDEFIMTKDKEVDFDVETAIKVCRQAGYYKHALFLAEKHGQHDWYLKIQLEDIKNYQKSLTYIAKLEFFEAMDNMKKYGKTLMNEVPKDTTDLLKILCTDYKPSDIANFLQVGVDGEPLIDSSMLSGDVIPTVRKANAEEFIHIFVNNSRQLMEFLEHMIKVQPESSNLIYNTLLELYLHDMAHEDERRNRLELNRRAMDLLQTSDDHCDIDQALVLCQMHNFKKGILFLYEKSKLYQQILHYHMENNEYDQVIDCCKRYGTQDPNLWVQTLSYFARKEENCKQYIIEALCQIDRHNLLPPLMVVQTLAHNSTATLSVVKDYIIRRLQQENDQISEDERLVKQYREETEKMRVQIEEMKTSAKIFQVSKCSICNHNLELPSVHFLCQHSYHQHCFESYAENDAECPACAPENHKVMDIIRAQEQSKDLHEQFHRQLEKSQDGFSVVADYFGRGVFNKVTLLTDSFPNASRKQTPTHTSSNLPAPMQPTTASYMIPSQTQSIPRSSQPASRATQPSQGYTSIPSQVPQPMRTQVPQPTRTQVPQPSRTQVPQPSKTYVPQQLPRSSQAPVQVPRGGGTQSNKQSTQQPQAATPDIYHSSPSRLTPSSNPSTPQSSNPSTPQRVPTPTQEYNPFHTGPSAGTAKGPTPASSGTSQKAAKPSGAQSYNPFESGGDASKGSESKVNPFTGRPDTPPNPFGNDAPSTNPFDEDEDANNPFL; from the exons caagATGAGCCAGGCATCAATCCCATCATCAAGGTATGGAATCTGGACAAACAAGACAAGATGCGCAATCCAACGTGTTCGCGCATCACGAGGGCGCTACCAGGGagtaatcaaccatctaatgTGTCGGTGCTAGCCGTCAGCGAGACATTGACTATGATGGCCATCGGATTCCAGGACGGTAGTGTCACGCTGGTCAGGGGAGATGTGACAAGAGACAG acacaacaaatttaaaaccatTTTCCAAGACAAGACTCCCATCACAGGTCTAGCATTCCGACACTCACAGCGGAGCAATGTGTTGTTTGTTGCCACGGAGACCAGTGTCAGCTCCTTTAGTCTGAGTGGAAAAGATTCTCATCGG GAAGTACTTGACCTACATGGATGCCCCATTCACTGTGCAGTCATGAGTGATACGACACAGTTTAATCAGTTTGTCATTGGTCGAGAAGAC GCGGTGTATTTCTACCAGCCAGATGGAAGAGGTCCATGCTTAGCATTTGAAGGGAAGAAGACTCTCTTACATTGGTATCGAGGCTATCTCGTCGTCGTTACCAAAGACAGCAAAATGCTCTCCAGAAATCTAGGCTC AGGCGGGCAGCAGCTTGTGATGGATACAGTCACAGTCTACGATATTCAGAATAAATTCATTG ctTATCTTGCCCCAGTACCGGAAGTCTTGGATGTGGTCCAGGAATGGGGATCGATCTATGTACTTGGAGGAGACAGAAAG CTCTATCATCTTCTAGAGAAGGACACGCAAACCAAACTGGAGATTCTCTTTAAAAAGAACCTATACAGTCTGGCGATCAA TCTTGCCAAGAGCCAGCATTACGATTACGATGGACTCATCGACATCTTCACTCAATATGGAGATCATCTGTACAGCAAGGGAGATCATGATGGCGCTATATCACAATACATACGCACCATTGGACATCTGGAACCATCCTATGTCATTAGGAAG ttcttGGACGCTCAGAGAATTCATAACTTGACAGCTTACTTACAAGCTCTGCATAAGCAGTCACTGGCCAATGAGGATCACACTACGCTACTACTAAATTGTTATACCAAGCTCAAAGATAATAGTAAACTAGATGAGTTTATCATG ACCAAAGACAAGGAGGTTGATTTTGACGTAGAGACAGCCATCAAGGTCTGCCGTCAGGCCGGTTACTACAAACATGCCTTATTCCTAGCCGAGAAACACGGCCAACATGACTGGTACCTCAAGATACAGCTTGAAGACATCAAGAACTACCAGAAGTCTCTCACATACATCGCTAAGCTGGAATTTTTTGAG GCGATGGACAATATGAAGAAATATGGGAAGACATTGATGAACGAAGTCCCTAAAGATACAACAGACCTCCTTAAGATCCTGTGTACAGACTACAAACCTAGTGACA TTGCAAATTTCCTGCAAGTTGGAGTTGATGGCG AGCCATTGATTGATTCCAGCATGCTGAGTGGAGACGTCATACCAACCGTACGCAAAGCCAACGCAGAAGAATTCATCCATATCTTTGTCAACAACTCACGCCAATTAATGGAGTTCTTAGAGCACATGATTAAG gtTCAACCAGAATCCTCCAATCTGATATACAACACCTTACTTGAGTTATATCTTCATGATATGGCCCATGAAGATGAGAGACGGAATCGTCTTGAGCTGAATCGAAGAGCTATGGACCTCCTACAAACATCAGAT GATCATTGTGACATCGACCAAGCCCTGGTTTTATGCCAGATGCACAATTTCAAGAAAGGAATTCTATTCCTCTATGAGAAGTCAAAACT TTACCAGCAAATTCTGCATTATCATATGGAGAACAATGAGTACGATCAAGTCATAGATTGCTGCAAGAGATATGG GACTCAGGATCCAAATCTGTGGGTGCAGACTCTCTCCTACTTTGCCCGTAAAGAAGAGAACTGTAAACAGTATATCATCGAGGCTCTATGCCAGATTGATCGTCATAATCTACTGCCACCGCTCATGGTCGTCCAGACTCTTGCTCATAACTCAACTGCTACACTCTCTGTTGTGAAG GATTACATCATCCGAAGACTTCAGCAAGAAAATGATCAGATCTCAGAAGATGAACGGCTCGTCAAACAATACCGAGAAGAAACAGAGAAAATGAGGGTTCAGATAGAGGAGATGAAGACAAG TGCCAAGATCTTTCAAGTCTCTAAGTGCAGTATTTGTAACCACAACTTGGAGCTACCATCAGTTCATTTTCTCTGTCAGCATTCCTACCACCAACA TTGTTTTGAGAGCTATGCAGAGAACGATGCAGAGTGTCCTGCATGTGCACCAGAGAACCACAAAGTCATGGATATCATTAGAGCTCAGGAACAGAGCAAGGATTTACATGAGCAATTCCATAGACAG TTGGAGAAATCTCAAGATGGTTTCTCAGTCGTGGCTGATTATTTTGGAAGAGGAGTTTTCAATAAG GTCACGCTGTTGACTGATTCTTTCCCAAATGCCTCAAGGAAACAAACACCCACTCACACATCGAGTAACCTTCCTGCACCCATGCAACCTACAACAGCATCATATATGATACCTTCACAAACCCAGTCCATACCCAGATCAAGTCAGCCAGCTTCTAGAGCCACCCAACCATCTCAAGGGTATACATCTATACCCTCTCAAGTACCACAACCTATGAGGACCCAGGTCCCCCAACCTACTAGAACCCAAGTACCCCAGCCGAGCAGAACCCAAGTACCCCAGCCCAGCAAGACCTATGTACCCCAACAGCTACCCAGATCCTCTCAAGCGCCCGTGCAAGTACCCAGAGGTGGTGGTACCCAGTCAAACAAGCAGAGCACCCAGCAACCCCAGGCAGCAACCCCCGATATATACCACTCGAGTCCAAGCAGGCTCACCCCTTCTTCAAACCCATCCACCCCGCAATCATCAAATCCGAGCACCCCTCAGCGGGTGCCAACACCAACCCAAGAGTACAATCCCTTTCACACTGGGCCATCAGCAGGTACAGCAAAAGGACCTACCCCTGCATCAAGTGGTACGTCCCAGAAAGCTGCCAAGCCAAGCGGTGCACAGTCGTACAATCCATTTGAATCTGGGGGTGATGCCAGCAAGGGAAGTGAGAGTAAGGTGAATCCCTTTACCGGACGCCCAGATACACCTCCTAACCCGTTTGGAAATGATGCACCTAGTACCAATCCAtttgatgaagatgaagatgctAATAACCCTTTCCTTTGA